One part of the Pithys albifrons albifrons isolate INPA30051 chromosome 21, PitAlb_v1, whole genome shotgun sequence genome encodes these proteins:
- the MKS1 gene encoding tectonic-like complex member MKS1 isoform X2, which produces MDRLGIGVRIQRVSPAGPLLPQVPPLLASPERPGRAARAAGEAAVPLAVIGAAAASTRRPPEDEEEEAEVGWQEKLFSQFEVDLYLNETACQTPLDRQYHEEIRKLEKAGGRKNCRIFTYTDHDRFTNLEELCQKVTDSEHEVPSYLAERMANVRRRRQDRRPVEASSLKSKIITWEPSEEFIKNNHVINTPVQTMYIMGDLGPYGKLGHREYEHVLCTIKVDGNGVITVKPDFTGTKGAYRIELDGEKREVWEYTIENASAQVQPEEEEREQRMFRDLYGRHRDYLNGLVGSEFEMPLPGTLRLFVNGEIVSAQGYEYDNLYVHFFLELPNQWSSPPFQQLSGVTQTCATKTVGWNKVAHFCYPFSVDIFYTQEDEDSLPQWPVLYFEVLSLDYWQRYRVEGYGSLVLPASPGAHELTIPTWRPVEVGTVAEMRRFFIGGSPELEDLTYIRIPSTFKGKRLSRFGFRTETTGSVTFRLHCLQQSRAFLESSALRQRMQSVLDRLGGFSRQSSVYNVLEAFQRARRRMQEARESLPQDLISPSASSMAQPQDL; this is translated from the exons ATGGACAGATTAGGAATAGG GGTCCGCATCCAGCGCGTCTCCCCGGCCGGGCCGCTCCTGCCGCAGGTGCCGCCGCTCCTCGCCAGCCCCGAgcgcccgggccgggccgcccgCGCCGCCGGAGAGGCCGCGGTGCCGCTGGCCGTGATCGGGGCCGCTGCCGCGAGCACCCGGCGGCCCCcggaggacgaggaggaggaggccgAGGTGGGGTGGCAGGAGAAGCTCTTCAGCCAG TTTGAGGTGGATCTGTACCTGAATGAGACAGCCTGCCAGACTCCCCTGGACCGGCAGTACCATGAGGAGATCCGGAAACTGGAGAAGGCTGGAGGTCGGAAGAACTGTCGCATCTTCACCTACACCGACCATGACCGATTCACCAATCTGGAGGAG ctctgccagaagGTAACTGACTCAGAACATGAGGTGCCATCATATCTGGCTGAGAGGATGGCCAATGTAAGGAGGAGAAGACAGGACCGTAGGCCAGT AGAAGCGAGTTCTTTGAAGTCAAAAATCATCACTTGGGAACCCTCAGAAGAATTTATAAAGAATAATCATGTGATTAACACACCTGTCCAGACCATGTACATCATGGGGGACTTGGGACCTTATGGAAA GCTTGGTCACAGGGAGTATGAACATGTTCTTTGCACAATCAAGGTGGATGGCAACGGTGTGATCACAGTGAAGCCTGACTTCACTGGCACCAAAGGAGCCTACAG GATCGAGCTGGATGGAGAGAAACGAGAGGTGTGGGAATACACCATCGAGAATGCCTCTGCCCAGGTGcagccagaggaggaggagcgtGAGCAGCGCATGTTCAGAGAT CTCTACGGTCGGCACAGGGATTACCTCAATGGACTCGTGGGCTCAGAGTTTGAAATG CCTCTTCCTGGTACTCTGAGACTTTTTGTGAATGGAGAAATAG tttcagCTCAAGGCTATGAGTATGACAACCTTTATGTGCATTTCTTCCTGGAGCTGCCTAACC AGTGGTCAAGCCCCCcgttccagcagctctcaggagtGACACAGACCTGTGCCACCAAGACAGTGGGCTGG AATAAGGTGGCACACTTCTGCTACCCCTTCAGTGTGGACATATTTTACACCCAAGAAGATGAAG ACAGTCTCCCTCAGTGGCCTGTTCTCTACTTTGAGGTCCTGTCCCTGGATTACTGGCAGAGGTACCGTGTGGAAGGATATGGGTCCTTGGTGCTTCCAGCATCTCCAG GTGCCCACGAGCTCACCATCCCTACGTGGCGCCCTGTGGAGGTGGGGACAGTGGCTGAGATGAGGAGGTTTTTCATTGGGGGatctcctgagctggaggactTAACCTACATCCGGATACCATCGACCTTCAAG GGAAAGCGCCTGAGCCGCTTTGGTTTCCGGACAGAGACGACGGGGAGCGTCACGTTCCGGctgcactgcctgcagcagtCCAG AGCCTTTCTGGAGAGCAGTGCCCTGAGGCAGCGCATGCAGAGTGTCCTGGACCGCCTGGGAGGCTTCAGCCGGCAGAGCTCTGTCTACAACGTTCTGG AGGCTTTCCAGCGGGCACGGCGCCGGATGCAGGAGGCACGGGAGAGCCTTCCTCAGGACCTCATCAGCCCTTCTGCCTCCTCCATGGCCCAGCCACAGGACCTGTGA
- the MKS1 gene encoding tectonic-like complex member MKS1 isoform X1: MAGAVRGGGSAVCRSRDPSGYRSRDPAVYRSRDPVRNLRLRVRIQRVSPAGPLLPQVPPLLASPERPGRAARAAGEAAVPLAVIGAAAASTRRPPEDEEEEAEVGWQEKLFSQFEVDLYLNETACQTPLDRQYHEEIRKLEKAGGRKNCRIFTYTDHDRFTNLEELCQKVTDSEHEVPSYLAERMANVRRRRQDRRPVEASSLKSKIITWEPSEEFIKNNHVINTPVQTMYIMGDLGPYGKLGHREYEHVLCTIKVDGNGVITVKPDFTGTKGAYRIELDGEKREVWEYTIENASAQVQPEEEEREQRMFRDLYGRHRDYLNGLVGSEFEMPLPGTLRLFVNGEIVSAQGYEYDNLYVHFFLELPNQWSSPPFQQLSGVTQTCATKTVGWNKVAHFCYPFSVDIFYTQEDEDSLPQWPVLYFEVLSLDYWQRYRVEGYGSLVLPASPGAHELTIPTWRPVEVGTVAEMRRFFIGGSPELEDLTYIRIPSTFKGKRLSRFGFRTETTGSVTFRLHCLQQSRAFLESSALRQRMQSVLDRLGGFSRQSSVYNVLEAFQRARRRMQEARESLPQDLISPSASSMAQPQDL, from the exons ATGGCGGGCGCCgtgcggggcgggggcagcgccgTGTGCCGCTCCCGGGACCCCTCCGGGTACCGCTCCCGGGACCCTGCCGTGTATCGCTCCCGGGATCCCGTCCGCAACCTCCGCCTGCG GGTCCGCATCCAGCGCGTCTCCCCGGCCGGGCCGCTCCTGCCGCAGGTGCCGCCGCTCCTCGCCAGCCCCGAgcgcccgggccgggccgcccgCGCCGCCGGAGAGGCCGCGGTGCCGCTGGCCGTGATCGGGGCCGCTGCCGCGAGCACCCGGCGGCCCCcggaggacgaggaggaggaggccgAGGTGGGGTGGCAGGAGAAGCTCTTCAGCCAG TTTGAGGTGGATCTGTACCTGAATGAGACAGCCTGCCAGACTCCCCTGGACCGGCAGTACCATGAGGAGATCCGGAAACTGGAGAAGGCTGGAGGTCGGAAGAACTGTCGCATCTTCACCTACACCGACCATGACCGATTCACCAATCTGGAGGAG ctctgccagaagGTAACTGACTCAGAACATGAGGTGCCATCATATCTGGCTGAGAGGATGGCCAATGTAAGGAGGAGAAGACAGGACCGTAGGCCAGT AGAAGCGAGTTCTTTGAAGTCAAAAATCATCACTTGGGAACCCTCAGAAGAATTTATAAAGAATAATCATGTGATTAACACACCTGTCCAGACCATGTACATCATGGGGGACTTGGGACCTTATGGAAA GCTTGGTCACAGGGAGTATGAACATGTTCTTTGCACAATCAAGGTGGATGGCAACGGTGTGATCACAGTGAAGCCTGACTTCACTGGCACCAAAGGAGCCTACAG GATCGAGCTGGATGGAGAGAAACGAGAGGTGTGGGAATACACCATCGAGAATGCCTCTGCCCAGGTGcagccagaggaggaggagcgtGAGCAGCGCATGTTCAGAGAT CTCTACGGTCGGCACAGGGATTACCTCAATGGACTCGTGGGCTCAGAGTTTGAAATG CCTCTTCCTGGTACTCTGAGACTTTTTGTGAATGGAGAAATAG tttcagCTCAAGGCTATGAGTATGACAACCTTTATGTGCATTTCTTCCTGGAGCTGCCTAACC AGTGGTCAAGCCCCCcgttccagcagctctcaggagtGACACAGACCTGTGCCACCAAGACAGTGGGCTGG AATAAGGTGGCACACTTCTGCTACCCCTTCAGTGTGGACATATTTTACACCCAAGAAGATGAAG ACAGTCTCCCTCAGTGGCCTGTTCTCTACTTTGAGGTCCTGTCCCTGGATTACTGGCAGAGGTACCGTGTGGAAGGATATGGGTCCTTGGTGCTTCCAGCATCTCCAG GTGCCCACGAGCTCACCATCCCTACGTGGCGCCCTGTGGAGGTGGGGACAGTGGCTGAGATGAGGAGGTTTTTCATTGGGGGatctcctgagctggaggactTAACCTACATCCGGATACCATCGACCTTCAAG GGAAAGCGCCTGAGCCGCTTTGGTTTCCGGACAGAGACGACGGGGAGCGTCACGTTCCGGctgcactgcctgcagcagtCCAG AGCCTTTCTGGAGAGCAGTGCCCTGAGGCAGCGCATGCAGAGTGTCCTGGACCGCCTGGGAGGCTTCAGCCGGCAGAGCTCTGTCTACAACGTTCTGG AGGCTTTCCAGCGGGCACGGCGCCGGATGCAGGAGGCACGGGAGAGCCTTCCTCAGGACCTCATCAGCCCTTCTGCCTCCTCCATGGCCCAGCCACAGGACCTGTGA